Proteins encoded by one window of Sphingomonas ginkgonis:
- a CDS encoding endonuclease domain-containing protein, protein MMKRLTPIARRLRQDSTDAELRLWSRLRSRQLEGAKFVRQFPIGRYVADFACRSAHLIVELDGGQHGPAVDATRTRELEAFGYQVVRFWDHDVLEDTDAVLEAIRAELLLGFGRRE, encoded by the coding sequence ATGATGAAGCGACTGACGCCGATCGCGCGCAGGCTTCGGCAAGACAGCACCGACGCCGAGCTGCGCCTCTGGTCCCGCCTGCGTTCCCGTCAGCTCGAAGGCGCGAAGTTCGTCCGGCAATTTCCGATCGGGCGTTATGTCGCGGATTTCGCCTGCCGGTCGGCCCATCTGATTGTTGAGCTTGACGGTGGTCAGCATGGACCGGCCGTCGATGCGACACGGACCCGTGAGCTGGAAGCGTTCGGCTATCAGGTCGTTCGCTTCTGGGATCATGACGTGCTGGAGGACACCGACGCGGTGCTCGAGGCGATCCGTGCCGAGCTCTTGCTGGGGTTCGGCCGACGGGAGTGA
- the carA gene encoding glutamine-hydrolyzing carbamoyl-phosphate synthase small subunit: protein MADPRPLSAPQPPGATGVLVFADGRVVWGQGFGAEGAEVGELCFHTAMTGYQEVMTDPSFARQIVCFTFPHIGNVGANDEDVEADDPHAIGCIVREAVTQPSNFRAKIDFPTWMARHGRIGLAGVDTRALTRLVRKEGPPTVVIAHAADGRFDMDAMQRMAAEWPGLEGMDLAKDVSREQVEHWSGGAWDIELGYGDSPLPHAGGEPARAHVVAVDYGSKRNIFRNLVEAGARVTIVPATATFEEIMAHRPDGFFLSNGPGDPAATGEYAIPVIRQMLDTGKPLFGICLGHQLLALAVGGRTAKMFQGHRGANHPVKRLADGAVEITSMNHGFAVERGGLPANVRETHVSLFDDSNCGIELTDRPAFSVQYHPEASPGPQDSFYLFERFVGMMG, encoded by the coding sequence TTGGCCGATCCACGACCCTTGTCCGCGCCCCAGCCGCCGGGCGCGACGGGAGTCCTCGTCTTCGCCGACGGCCGGGTCGTGTGGGGGCAGGGGTTCGGGGCTGAAGGCGCGGAGGTCGGTGAGCTCTGTTTCCACACCGCGATGACCGGCTATCAGGAAGTGATGACCGACCCGTCGTTCGCGCGGCAGATCGTCTGCTTCACCTTCCCGCACATCGGCAATGTCGGCGCCAACGACGAGGATGTCGAGGCGGACGACCCGCACGCGATCGGCTGCATCGTCCGTGAAGCGGTGACCCAGCCCTCCAACTTCCGCGCGAAGATCGACTTCCCGACCTGGATGGCGCGTCACGGGCGGATCGGGCTGGCCGGGGTCGACACGCGGGCGCTGACCCGGCTGGTCCGCAAGGAGGGGCCGCCGACGGTGGTGATCGCCCACGCCGCGGACGGGCGGTTCGACATGGACGCGATGCAGCGCATGGCGGCGGAGTGGCCGGGGCTCGAGGGCATGGACCTGGCGAAAGACGTCAGCCGCGAGCAGGTCGAGCACTGGTCGGGCGGGGCGTGGGACATCGAGCTCGGCTATGGCGACTCGCCGCTGCCGCATGCTGGGGGCGAGCCGGCGCGGGCGCATGTCGTCGCGGTCGACTATGGCTCCAAGCGCAACATCTTCCGCAACCTCGTCGAGGCCGGCGCGCGGGTGACGATTGTCCCCGCGACCGCGACCTTCGAGGAGATCATGGCGCACCGGCCCGACGGCTTCTTCCTGTCGAACGGACCGGGCGACCCGGCGGCGACCGGGGAATATGCGATCCCGGTGATCCGGCAGATGCTGGACACGGGCAAGCCGTTGTTTGGCATCTGCCTCGGGCACCAGCTGCTCGCGCTCGCCGTCGGCGGCCGCACCGCCAAGATGTTCCAGGGCCACCGCGGCGCCAATCACCCGGTCAAGCGGCTTGCGGACGGGGCGGTCGAGATCACCAGCATGAACCACGGCTTCGCGGTCGAGCGCGGCGGGCTGCCGGCGAACGTGCGGGAGACGCATGTGAGCCTATTCGACGACAGCAATTGCGGGATCGAGTTGACGGATCGGCCGGCGTTTTCTGTGCAGTATCACCCCGAGGCGAGCCCGGGGCCGCAGGACAGTTTCTATTTGTTCGAGCGGTTCGTGGGGATGATGGGGTGA